Proteins co-encoded in one Brassica rapa cultivar Chiifu-401-42 chromosome A02, CAAS_Brap_v3.01, whole genome shotgun sequence genomic window:
- the LOC117131873 gene encoding uncharacterized protein LOC117131873 — protein MSYKGKTIYISFVYGDPVQGLRDQVWERLTRIGITRTEPWFVIGDLNEITGNHEKEGGALRHASTFVQVNNMIENCGLMEFPSLRNTLSWCGKRQDHTVRCRLDRALGNTEWHNMFPTSYVEYLGMVGSDHRPIVANLDEKQIRTQRQFRFDKRWVGMDGLMDSISKGWDLRNQKNNSKVGYKISNCRHEISVWRKNNPPYGKEKINKLQKALEDIQCDRTKTYEDVLEVFRKLKEAYRDEELFWEQKYRMNWHAKGDRNSKFYHALTKQRRIQNKIVGLHDSSGNWVTSEGEVEGVAIDYFNDLFSTSLPSGCEDFLKEVPKLITDYQNRLLTAWA, from the coding sequence ATGAGTTATAAAGGGAAAAcgatatatatttcttttgtatATGGGGATCCTGTTCAGGGTCTAAGGGATCAAGTTTGGGAACGTCTTACACGAATTGGTATAACTAGAACGGAACCATGGTTTGTGATTGGGGATTTGAATGAGATTACTGGTAATCATGAAAAGGAAGGGGGAGCGTTAAGGCATGCATCCACATTTGTACAGGTTAATAATATGATCGAGAATTGTGGGCTCATGGAGTTTCCATCTTTGCGGAATACCTTGTCTTGGTGTGGGAAAAGACAAGATCATACGGTTCGATGTAGATTAGATCGGGCTCTAGGTAATACGGAATGGCATAATATGTTTCCAACCTCATATGTGGAATATTTGGGGATGGTAGGTTCGGATCATCGACCCATTGTTGCAAATTTAGATGAAAAACAGATTAGGACACAGAGACAATTTCGGTTTGATAAAAGATGGGTTGGCATGGATGGTCTTATGGATTCTATCTCAAAAGGATGGGATTTAAGGAATCAAAAGAATAATTCAAAGGTAGGTTATAAGATTAGTAACTGTAGACACGAGATTTCGGTGTGGCGCAAAAATAATCCCCCTTATGGAAaggagaaaataaataaactccAGAAGGCTTTGGAGGATATTCAGTGTGATAGAACAAAAACATATGAGGATGTATTGGAGGTCTTTAGGAAGCTAAAAGAAGCGTATAGAGATGAGGAATTGTTTTGGGAACAAAAATATAGGATGAACTGGCATGCAAAAGGAGACCGTAATTCAAAATTCTATCATGCTTTGACAAAGCAAAGACGAATCCAAAATAAGATTGTCGGATTGCATGATAGTTCTGGTAATTGGGTTACATCGGAAGGTGAAGTGGAAGGGGTGGCGATAGATTATTTTAATGATCTTTTCTCAACATCCTTGCCATCAGGTTGTGAAGATTTTTTAAAAGAGGTACCCAAGCTGATCACTGATTATCAGAACCGACTCTTAACTGCCTGGGCATAG